The Christensenella timonensis DNA segment CACCTTTTAAAAGGCGCACAAAAAACACCTTTGCGGTTAACGGCTGCAAAGGTGCAAGTTACTAGATATATTTTTTTAAGAAACTATGTTCTTCATTTAAGATACAACAATGCAGTATTGTATCTATTTCACACCTCTTATTCTATCGAACGGATATATTACGGATATTGCATGTCCCACAATATTATCATAAGGTATCGGTCCAATCATCGGCTCCCTGCTGTCCGATGAATGATTCCTGTTATCTCCCATAACGAATATGTTATTTTCAGGCACTGTTATTGTTTCCATGTCTGGAAAGCGATTCTCATTCAAATAGGGTTCATCTATTGTTTCTCCATTGACACTAACCATATTATCATGTATCGAAATCGTATCGCCTTCCATGCCGATGATACGCTTCACACATTGCAGTCCGTCCGGATAAATAACGATCACAAGATCGCCATGCGATAGTCCTCCGGTATTTTTGGAGATCTTTTCGGTCAGTACAAGTTCACCGTCCTGTAATGTCGGCAGCATGGATTCGCCGCTGATCCATATCCAATCCAGCACGAAAACCCGCAGGCAAATGAGAGCAGCAATTACAAGCAGTAAAACGATCCAAAACCGTTTATCGCTTTTCTTTTTTTTCTCCTGCTGTACTGCCTTTTCCATCATTCACACCTAATTTCCGCTCCTCATGGCCTCGAGCGGACTCATCTTCGTGGCTTTACGCGCGGGGTAGATGCCTGATATGATCCCAACCAATACCGCAATCCCGATTGCGCCGAGGGCCACCCACGCGGGAATCTCCACCTTCATCCCTTCGGAGAAATACATCCCGAGAAAGCTTGTCTGCTCCGTTCCCGTATTGATGGCAAGCACCACGATATAACTGACCGCAAGACCAATCAACCCGCCAAGCAGACCTATGATCGCCGATTCCGTCAAAAAAAGCTGTCGTATCTTCTTGATCTTCATACCCACGACCTTCATAATGCCAATATCCCGCCGCCGCTCGAGGATCGAAGCATACATTGTGTTGGCAATGCCGATGGCGGAAACAAATAAAGAGATCAGCCCGATGGCAAAGAGCTGGCCCTGCTGCCTGCTTTGCTCCTCCTGCATCTGCGAGATGTATTCCGTCTCGCTGTACGTCTCGTAACCAAGTTTTTTGATTTCGTCCATCACGGCTTGCACGTTGTCCATATCGTCCACCCGCACGATCACCTGCTGATAGGAATTGACCGGCACTCCCATATAGTCCGCAAGTTCCCTGTTGTCCATCAGCATCCGTTTGGCAATAGACAAATCCATGTAAATACTGCTGCTGTCCTGTGAGTGTGTCTTTTCCGTCAGCCCGGATACCGTCGCGCGGTACATACTGCCCGCCGGGACTTCCGCATCTCCCATGTCCCCCATATCGTAGCCGAACTGCATTTCCATTTCCGTCCCCAGCCAATCGATCTCCGGCTCATATTTGCTGTATTCCTCATAATCCGCGTAATTGGGCGGGTTCTGAGGATCGACAAACTGCTGCACCGCATCCCCGCCTATCACAAGAACGGTCATTGAACCCCCGGGTTGGAACATACTGCCTTCCTCAAATTCAAGGCTCAATACAGCAGGATCGATACCAATCACTTGGGTATTCGCCTCGTATATCCCCGTCCTGATTGTTACTGGAAATTGTATTGTCGGTGATGCCGCCGTGACGTGTTCCATTGCCGCGATGGACTGCACCGTGCTGTCCGTGATGCCCCCACGCCCGGATGTTGACGATGAAGAATAGTCGTTTATTTGGATCTGTGTCAGGCGAGCATTGTCTGTCAGCATATCCGAAAACTGCTTATAGTTGGAATAGCCGATGGACAGCATCAAAACAATGCAAGCCGTCCCCACGATCCCGCCAAGCACGGTGAGAAAGGTGCGCGATTTACGCCTGCTTAAATTGATAAATGCCAGTTTGAATAAATCAGGCGTCCTCATGATCTTTCGCTTTCTGCTTTTTGCGTTTCAAGGCGTACCGGATGCCGAAGATTGCGCCAATCACCGCGCCGAGGATGATAACGGATATCCACCACTGGCTTTGCGTCTCCGGCTTTTCTTCTTCTTCCTCCTGCGGGGCGTTGATGATAGGCGGGTTGATATTGGTATTGAATTCAATTTCCTGCGTAGATACCTCACCGAACTCATCCTCATAGGAAAGAGCTATTTTACCTGTTGTCGGGCCATACTTTGCGTCAGAATTGCCGCTTTCTCCCGTATCGAGCGTGCCGACAAATACATACAGGTCGCTTTTTTTCGATGCTCCACTCTCTAAATTACCAAGAAATGCGCTACCCTCCGGCACAAGGCCGGGCGCTTCCAATTCTGCGCGCACGTTGTATACAGTCCCTTTCCCCATGTTCATCACATTCATGGAAATAGACATCGTATCTCCCGCATTGACTTCTTTGGGTATTTCCGGATCATCGTACTCAATACGCATGGGTTGTTTGACCTGAATTACAATGGATTCATCCGAGGTAAAAGCAGTTGCCTTATCTCCCTCGTATTCGATATGCAGCATGATCTTCTGCGGCTTTGGCTCTGCTGTCTGTTGCACCATTAGTTTTGTATTGATTGTCACCGTATCTTTTGTTCCGATCTTTTTGTAATAAAAGGAATTGGTTTCACCCATCGGGATCACATCTGCCGTTTCTCCAGAGATCGTTACCTTGACATTACGCATGGGCTGACTGTCGTTAGTGTTTTGCATGGTAACAGACAGATCAAATTCCTGTCCGGCGAGAACCGGGGAGGGAGTTACGGAATAGCTTGCGATCATTGCCTTGGGCTGCGGCGCGGGTTCTTCTTCGCCGCCCCCGCCGCCTGTTCCGCCCGCATCGCCTCCTGCGGGATCATCCGTAACAGGAGTATCTTGCGTTCCGCCCGTGTCCTGTGGCGCGTTTGGATCAACACCGTCCGTCACTGTCACATACAATGTAAACGCCTGCGTAAACTGCGCCCCACCTTTTACCTGCCCCTGCACATTGATAGTAATTGGATACCGTCCGTTTGTGCGTCCCTGCGTAAGCGGCAGGGAAAGGTCAACGAGATATGCGGATACCTTATCCTTTCCATTGTTGACACTATGCTCGGCTAACTTGATCGTCTGATCGTAATTCTGGAATACAAACGGAGAAGATACCGCATCTCCTAAATTAACCGTCATATTAATACTGTTTCCCTGTAATTCCTGCGAGGAAATAAGGGGAAGAATGATTGATGCTGCTCCGTTTGAGATAGATGGCATATACCCACTGCTGTAGGGCTTATCCATACCCGGGTACAGATTACTGTTATCAATCACAAGAACCGTATTGTCCGTACTTTTTTCCTCTACCACTGACGCCTGGCTTTCACCTGCGGCAAATGCGACTCCCGTGACAGAAAATATGATGATGACCGCAAGTAATCCGCTCAATATCTTTTTCATTTCCTACTCCCTCACTTCCAAGTTGATTTCAATAAAATCGTATTGGCTACTGTAGCAATGACATATGCCACCATCGCACCGAGAGCGATTCCCAATATAATGAGATCCTTATTTGTTTTTTTCTTCAATTCCGACAATCTCCCCGTCCGCAATATGCACGATCCGGTCCGCATACCGCGCTTTCTCCATATCATGCGTGACCATAAGAAGCGTGGTCCCGTTCTCTTTCACAATATCCTGTAAGATTCCCATGATCTGCTCCGCAGTCTCACTGTCAAGGTTTCCCGTTGGTTCATCCGCGAATAATATTTCCGGCTTCGTGATGATTGCCCGCGCTATGGATACTCTTTGCTGCTGTCCCCCTGAAAGCTCATCAGGATCGTGTGCAAGATGCCCTGAAAGCCCAAGCCGTGAAAGAAGTTCCTCCGCCTCTTTGTTCCTTTTTTGTGGCAATATTCCTCGAAGCATTAATGGGAATGCAGCATTTTCAATCGTGGTCAGTGTGTCCATCAGGTTAAAGCTCTGGAAGATAAAGCCGATATGGTTAAGCCTGAATTCCACCAAATCATCCTCCTTCATCTTGTGGATCGGTTTCTCCTTGACGAATATTTTTCCCGCTGTAGGCTTTTCCAGCCCGGCGATCAGATTCAAAAGTGTGGATTTTCCACTCCCGGACGTACCAACCACCGCCACAAATTCGCCGGGATAAATATCCAGATCAATACCGTTCAGGGCTTTAAAGCGCACCTTTTTTGTTTTATATATTTTGACAAGGTTCCTTACCGAAATAATGGGTTCTGTCATATCACCGCACCGCCGTCAATATCCCTGCATCCATCTCACACACCGTATCGCACAATTCATCAATATCTGTTGCATTATGGCTTGCCAGCAGGATTGTTTTTCCCTTATTTCTTAATCCCTTAATCAGTTCGCGCATATCCTTCACACCCTGCTTGTCAAGGCCATTAAACGGCTCGTCCAAAATGAGCAGGGAAGGATCTTCCATAATTGCCTGCGCGATTCCCAGCCGCTGCCGCATCCCCAGCGAATACTTAGCGACGTGCTTTTTCAAATCTGGATCCAGCCCCACCTTTTTGATCGTTTCGCGGATTTCCCGATCCCCGATCTTGCGTTTCAGCGATGCCAAAAGCTGCAAGTTCTTCATTCCTGTGAGCGTAGGCAAAAAGCCCGGCGTCTCAATGATGATCCCCATATCCTCCGGGAAATCCATATCCTTCCCCACTTGCTCATAGTCCACTAATATTTTACCTTTCGATGGAAATAGAAAACCGCAAATACACTTAAAAAGCACCGTCTTGCCTGAACCGTTGTTGCCAATGATACCGTGGATTTTTTCCGTCTCAAAATCATGGTGCACATCCCGCAGCACCTCTTCGCCGTTAAAGTCCTTATATACATGCTGTACGCTGATCGAGATATCCTTCATACGTCGCTCCCCGTAAAGTTAAAGTTATATTTCTTCATTCCACGCAGCGCCGTAACAAACAACGCCGCAATCGCCGCAACAAAAATGAGATATGTCTGCCATAATCGTGGCAACAGGTCGTATCCAAAATTGTGCATATGGTACGTCGCCTGGTTTAAAGGCGACAGCCACCCCACCGCCACATTCGCCTTGTACATCAATTCTTGTGGCAAATGAAACATCTGTCCGAATATCTGCGGATTTAACAAAATACCCACAAGACTGAACAAAAACACGCCGATCACGCCCCAAAACTGTCCCTTGCGGATGTTGACTGCCAACATGATAGATGCCATCAGCAGCGTGTACAGCAACATCAGCAGGAAAATCGTGCCCATACATTCGTATGGCGTACTCATTTCAAGCGTCTTTACAAACGCGGGCAGCGCGATTGCCTGCCCCGCTCCCGAATACCCTAGCATCGCCGCCGTCTCGCTCCATTGGTTGCCGATAAACGACAGATGCGCGCACAGCGCAGAGGTCGCAACAAGGATAAAGGTGATGTAGAGAAGTGTTGCAAGACAAATGTATATGATCTGCCCACAAAGCCACGCCGCGCGCGTCGTGCGCATCAGGTAAAATGGCGTCCCCTCGCAGATAAACGGCATGTCTGCAAACAGAAGCACGAGCAGCAATGATGAAATGAGGATATTGTTCGCGTCCCCGAACGTCCACACGAACGCCTCCACAAGCTGCAATATCGTTCCCTGCTCCTGCGCGAACTGCACCGCCTTGTTAGATAGCAAAAAACACAGTATGAATGCCAACGAAAAGGTCACGATGATACGCGGATTCTTTTTCCATTGCCGGAAATTATATACTGCAACGGACCATGACTGCCCTATCTTACGCATCTCGTATCCTCCTTTGCATCAAAAAGCCGTAGCAAAGTCCGACAAGAATCACCAGTTCCCCCACAAGCAGTGCTGCTCCCCATATTCCTGCATTCCACAACTCGGACGGATTCAGCCACTCCTGCGGGTTCAGCACATACGCATCTGTGAAGTATCGCTGCGAAAGGATCACGAGGACATAATAAAAGATGAATGGAGAGGCGTATGCCATATACTTGCTCATCGTTAGCGTGGCGAACAGCCCTCCCACGAGCGACCAAAATGCCCCTGACAAAAAGAACAGAAACGCACGGCCCATGAGATCGGTAAATGTAAGCTGCGCGACTACGTCAATCAATTCGCCTGCCGTATCAGTCGCCACGACATTTTCAATTCCCTGTGGGATGAGTTCCAGCGGCGTAAACAGCAGAGCGAATACAAAGCAAACTACAAGTACGCCCAAAAAGAGCACCAGCCCACCTGAAAGCAAAGTTGTCACCACCCGCGAAACAAGATATAGCCGCTTGCCTGCGCGCGGAAGATATTCGCGCAGATAGCGGCTCTTTTGATCGTCCACAAAAGCGGTAGTAAAAGGCAAAGCAGCGAGGATCGGTAACACCAACAGCATCATATCTGTTTGAAGTGACGATATTGAAAG contains these protein-coding regions:
- a CDS encoding COG1361 S-layer family protein — translated: MKKILSGLLAVIIIFSVTGVAFAAGESQASVVEEKSTDNTVLVIDNSNLYPGMDKPYSSGYMPSISNGAASIILPLISSQELQGNSINMTVNLGDAVSSPFVFQNYDQTIKLAEHSVNNGKDKVSAYLVDLSLPLTQGRTNGRYPITINVQGQVKGGAQFTQAFTLYVTVTDGVDPNAPQDTGGTQDTPVTDDPAGGDAGGTGGGGGEEEPAPQPKAMIASYSVTPSPVLAGQEFDLSVTMQNTNDSQPMRNVKVTISGETADVIPMGETNSFYYKKIGTKDTVTINTKLMVQQTAEPKPQKIMLHIEYEGDKATAFTSDESIVIQVKQPMRIEYDDPEIPKEVNAGDTMSISMNVMNMGKGTVYNVRAELEAPGLVPEGSAFLGNLESGASKKSDLYVFVGTLDTGESGNSDAKYGPTTGKIALSYEDEFGEVSTQEIEFNTNINPPIINAPQEEEEEKPETQSQWWISVIILGAVIGAIFGIRYALKRKKQKAKDHEDA
- the lepB gene encoding signal peptidase I, translating into MMEKAVQQEKKKKSDKRFWIVLLLVIAALICLRVFVLDWIWISGESMLPTLQDGELVLTEKISKNTGGLSHGDLVIVIYPDGLQCVKRIIGMEGDTISIHDNMVSVNGETIDEPYLNENRFPDMETITVPENNIFVMGDNRNHSSDSREPMIGPIPYDNIVGHAISVIYPFDRIRGVK
- a CDS encoding ABC transporter ATP-binding protein; its protein translation is MTEPIISVRNLVKIYKTKKVRFKALNGIDLDIYPGEFVAVVGTSGSGKSTLLNLIAGLEKPTAGKIFVKEKPIHKMKEDDLVEFRLNHIGFIFQSFNLMDTLTTIENAAFPLMLRGILPQKRNKEAEELLSRLGLSGHLAHDPDELSGGQQQRVSIARAIITKPEILFADEPTGNLDSETAEQIMGILQDIVKENGTTLLMVTHDMEKARYADRIVHIADGEIVGIEEKNK
- a CDS encoding ATP-binding cassette domain-containing protein, which gives rise to MKDISISVQHVYKDFNGEEVLRDVHHDFETEKIHGIIGNNGSGKTVLFKCICGFLFPSKGKILVDYEQVGKDMDFPEDMGIIIETPGFLPTLTGMKNLQLLASLKRKIGDREIRETIKKVGLDPDLKKHVAKYSLGMRQRLGIAQAIMEDPSLLILDEPFNGLDKQGVKDMRELIKGLRNKGKTILLASHNATDIDELCDTVCEMDAGILTAVR
- a CDS encoding ABC transporter permease; this translates as MRTPDLFKLAFINLSRRKSRTFLTVLGGIVGTACIVLMLSIGYSNYKQFSDMLTDNARLTQIQINDYSSSSTSGRGGITDSTVQSIAAMEHVTAASPTIQFPVTIRTGIYEANTQVIGIDPAVLSLEFEEGSMFQPGGSMTVLVIGGDAVQQFVDPQNPPNYADYEEYSKYEPEIDWLGTEMEMQFGYDMGDMGDAEVPAGSMYRATVSGLTEKTHSQDSSSIYMDLSIAKRMLMDNRELADYMGVPVNSYQQVIVRVDDMDNVQAVMDEIKKLGYETYSETEYISQMQEEQSRQQGQLFAIGLISLFVSAIGIANTMYASILERRRDIGIMKVVGMKIKKIRQLFLTESAIIGLLGGLIGLAVSYIVVLAINTGTEQTSFLGMYFSEGMKVEIPAWVALGAIGIAVLVGIISGIYPARKATKMSPLEAMRSGN